The sequence below is a genomic window from Anaerocolumna chitinilytica.
AATTGTAACAGAGCTTAACGAGCCGGGACCTCTTGTAACGAAAGAGGAATTAAAGGAGTTAACAGAAAAACTGGTTTCCTATGCAAGTGAGGATACTTTGTTTGTATTCGCAGGAAGTATCCCTAAGGGAATAGAAAAAGATATTTATCTGGAGTTAATCCCCCTGGTTAAAAGTAAGGGAGCCAAAGTGTTTTTGGATGCTGATGGGGAGCTCTTTGCTCACGGCTTAGAAGGCAGACCGGATTATATCAAACCAAACAGAGCAGAGCTGGAAGGATATTATAACAAGGATTATAGAGTAACAGAAGAAGAACTTCTGGTAATGGGGAAAGATTTGTTGTCAAAGGGGAGCAGTCTTGTTGCCATATCCTTAGGTCAGATGGGAGCTCTATTTCTTACCGGGGAAGTGTCCGTAAAATGCCCGGGATTAAAAGTAGATGCCCATTCTACCGTTGGTGCGGGAGACGCTATGGTAGCAGCCCTATCCTTTAGCTTGGATAAGAAAGATGATTTTGCAGAATCCGTAAGACTTGCCATGGCAGCTTCTGCCGGTGCCGTAACTACCCAGGGTACGAAGCCACCGAGCAAAGAATTAATCGAAGAACTCAAAAAGAAAGTTGAAATCATTTATTTATAGAAGCCATAAGACAGATTTGTTGCAGTATGGCTGTTAGAAACACGCGCTGATTCAGGCAGTGAAAAGTGAATGATAAGAAAGGATGTCAAATATGAGAACAAAAGCGGTGAGAATGTATGGAGAAGATGACCTGCGTCTGGAAGAGTTTGAGCTTCCGGAAATAAAGGAAGATGAAATATTGGTAAAAATTCTAAGTGACAGTATCTGCATGTCTACTTATAAGTTGGTTAAACAGGGTAAGAAACATAAGAGAGCTCCTCAGAATATAGACACCAATCCGGTAATTATCGGCCATGAATGTGCAGGTGTTATTGTTGAGGTGGGGAAGAAATGGGAAGGAAAGTACAAAGTTGGGGGTAAATTTGCTTTACAGCCGGCACTAAACTATATGGGAAAGCTGGATTCCCCCGGTTATTCCTATGAATTCTGCGGCGGTGCCTGCACTTATTGCATTATGCCTCATGAGGTAATGGAACTGGGTTGTCTGCTTCCCTATAACGGTGACAGCTATTTTGAAGCCTCTCTGGGAGAGCCTATGAGCTGTATTATCGGAGGATATCATGCCAATTATCACACCAATAAGCAGAATTATCATCATGACATGGGAACTAAGACCGATGGCAATATCTTAATACTTGGTGGTTGCGGACCTATGGGACTTGGAGCGGTTAGCTACGGTCTCTATACCGAGAATAAGCCGAAGCGTATTGTGGTTACAGATATCAGTGAGGACAGAATAAGGGAAGCGGAAGAAAGAATTACAAGAGAAGAAGCAAAACAAAAAGGGATTGAGTTATTATATATTAATACCAGCAAATTAGAGGATCCGATAAAGGAATTAATGGCCATAACAGAGAACCATGGCTATGATGATGTATTCGTATATGTTCCCAACAAGGCAGTGGTAGAAATGGGAGATGCTCTTTTAGCCTTTGACGGCTGCATGAATTTCTTTGCAGGCCCTTCTGATAGTGGTTTTACTTCCGGAATCAATCTGTACAATGTTCATTATACCAGTGCACATATACTGGGAACAACCGGCGGAAATAATGATGATTTACTGGAAGCACTTGATTTATCGGCAAAAGGTGAGATAAGGCCGGCAGTTATGGTAACGCATATCGGAGGAATTGATTCCATAGCGGAAGCTACCATTAATCTTCCTTCCATACCGGGCGGAAAGAAGTTAACTTATACACAGTTTAATATGCCTTTAACTGCCATTTCTGATTTTGAAAAGCTTGGAGAGCAGGATGAGCTTTTTAGCAAGTTATCAGATTCTGTGAAGAAGCATAATGGTTTATGGAACAATGAAGCAGAGAAAATACTTTTTGCCCATCACGGTATTGAATAAAGGGAGGACGAAACTTGGTCAGTCAGATATTTACTATAACAAATAAAAACGGCTTACATGCCAGACCAGCCAGTGAGCTGGCTAAGATAGCAAGTACCTGCAGTTCGGATATTACTTTGAGGGTTGGAGAGAAAAGAATAAACCCGAAAAGTATCTTAAATATTATGGCAGCGGCCATACGTTGCGGAACTGAGATTGAAATTGAATGCAACGGAGAAACGGAAGCAGAGGATTTAAAGAAGATTTGCACCGCCCTTGAGCAGGGCTTAGGCGAATAGCATAAATTAAGCCGACCGTTCATGTTAAAATGTAAGGATGATTTTAACACGAATGGTGAATAAAATAAGGAGAGAACCCATGAACGTACTGAAAGTTAATATAGCAGCTTCTGCCGGTATAGCTATGGGAAGAGCAGGCTTGTATAAGCCTGCGGTTAGAAAAATAGCTGAAAATACCGTAGGTACAAATGAGATTCCTCAGGAAATAGAATATTTTAAAGCATCCGTTTCAGCTGCAGAGCATCAATTGCAGGAGTTATCAGAAGCAAATCCTATCTTTGGAGCACATTTGGAGATGGTGAAGGATATTACTCTTCATGAAGCTGTTATATTCAAAATAAGCAAGTCTGGCATGAATGCCCAGAAGGCGGTATATGAGGCCTGCGAAGAGCTGATTACTATCTTTGATTCAATGGATGATGAGTACATGAAAGAGAGAGCTGCCGATATCAAGGATATCAGGGAAAGGCTTCTAAATAACCTTGGCGGAGAGCAGTACACTGCTATGGAGTTTGTTGAAGACACCATATTAATAGCAGGAGACCTAACCCCTTCTGATACAGCGGCGCTGGATTTGAATAAGATTAAAGGAATTATCACCAGGGATGGTGGAGCAACAAGCCATGTAGTTATTCTGGCTAAGAGTCTCTCTCTGCCTGCCATGGTTGGGGTAAAAGAAATCATGGAGGAAGTACAGGAAGAAGATTATTTGATACTGGATGGTTATAATGGTGAGATACTTATAAATCCTGATGATGAAACATTGGAGAAGTACAGGCAGCTTCTGAAAGAACACCTGGAGGAAGATACTATTAGAAGACAGGAGGAGGGGCTTCCCTCTATCACTGTTGATGGAAAAGAAATCCATCTGTTTGCCAATGTAGGAAGTACGGAAGATGTTAAAAAAGCGATGTCTTTTCAGATTGATGGTATCGGCTTGTACCGCAGTGAATTCCTTTATTTGAGCAGCACCCATCTGCCTACGGAAGAAGAACAGTTTATGGCTTACAAAGAAGCGGCAGTACTCTGCGGTAAGGAAATAACCATTCGTACCCTGGATATCGGAGGGGATAAAACCCTGCCTTACTTACCAATGGAGAAGGAAGAAAATCCCTTTCTTGGCTGGCGGGCGATCCGTATTTCTCTTGAAGAGAAGGATTTATTCAAAACCCAATTAAGGGCAATACTAAGAGCAAGTGCTTATGGTAAAATAAGAATAATGTTACCCATGATTATTTCTCTGGAGGAGCTCTTAAAGGCAAAAGAGATTCTTAGGGAATGTATGGGTGAATTAACAGAAGAGGGTATTGCTTACGATACTGCTATACGGACTGGTGTTATGATTGAAACACCTGCCAGTGTTCTCTGTGCGGAAGAACTGGCGGCAGAGGCAGATTTCTTCAGCATCGGCACCAATGATCTTACACAGTACCTTCTGGCAGTAGATCGGGGAAATGCCAAGATAGCAAAGCTTTATAATTCCTTTCATCCTGCGGTTCTAAGAAGTATTCGTATGGTTGCTCAGGCTGCCCATAGGCATGGGATAGAGGCAGGAATGTGCGGCGAATTTGCAGGCAATGAGAAAGCTACAAAACTTCTGATAGGTCTTGGGTTGGATGAACTTAGTATGACACCTGCTAAGCTTGCAGAGATTAAATATAATCTTCGAAGAATTTCCTATAAAGAAGCTATAGGTCTGGCGGATGAAGTATGTAAGCTAGGAACGATAGAAGAGGTAATGAATATACTGATTTAACAATATTAGAAGAATGCCACTGTGAAATAAATTCACAGTGGCATTCTTTATTTTCTTGCTATCTTCACATTGCAGTATTAAAATAGCAATTAGTGGTTACCCGAGTGTAAAGTTGGTATTGTCATAGTACCACCGAAATATTTAAAACACACAAAGAAATGGAGAGCGAATAGTATGAGCAAAAAGCAGAAAGAACTATTGGTGTCGGGTTACGGACCGGTAAATGGAGAACCATCCGTTAAGCTCTGTAAGGTGTCGGAGGATTATAAGGTGGAAAGTACCATCTGGAGAGAGCATATAAAAGAGCCCTCTTATCTTTGTACCTGGAAGGATATGTGCTTTGGCATCCGGGAAGAGAAGGAAAGCGGAAGTATTCTCTGTTTCCAGAGAATTGGTGAGACTTATGTACTTCGTCATGAACTGGAATTACAGGGCGGAGATCTCTGCCATATACTCTATGAGCCAGCTGAGAGCGTCTTATATTGCTCTTTTTACGGAACCGGACATGTAGCGGCAGTTAAGGTGGAAGATTATCATTTCGCGACGGTGCTGAATTTCTTTAGGCTGCCTGCTAATCAGGAGAGTGGTATAGCAAGAGCCCATTGCTGTGAAAAGGAACCTGAGGGTTCTTATGTGCTATTCGCTGGAATAGCACAGGATAAAGTATTTGTGTTCCAGACAGAGAAGGGAAGAATTCTATCGGAGATACCTTCTGCTGAAATCTGTTTGGATACGGGAGCAGGTCCCAGACATCTTAAATTTCATCCAATACTTAATTATCTCTATGTCATAACGGAATATTCCAATGAAATATATGTCTACCTTTTTGAAAAGGAGGAGGGAAAGCCTCATTTTACCCGCATACAGGTAATAAGCACCCTTCCGGATATGTTTAAAGGGGTAAGCTATGGCTCCAGTCTGGTTATTTCAGGGGATGGGAGATTTTTGTACGCAGCAAACAGAGGAGCGGATTCCATCGCAGTTTATGATATTAATCCGGACGGGTTACTTGCTAAGAAGCAGGATATCAGCTGCAAGGGAGAACATCCGAGACATATTGCCCTTGCAAAGGATGATGAATGTTTGATGATAGCGAATCAGAAGTCCAATCAGGTAGTATTGTACACCGTGGATGAGATGACTGGCAAGTTGAAAGATGTTATACAAAGACTGGACTTTTATAATCCCTCCTATGTAGAAGAATTATAAAAATAATTCAGTTCAGTTGAGCAAAAGGAAATGAATTGTAAGCACATAAATCATGTTTCGGTGTTAAATAAGGTTTAGACGTTGAGTATAAGATGAATATCTGGATAGGAGAAAAATGATGGACGAGCAATTTACAAAACTGGTTACAGAAGCAAGATCTTTCAGACGTTTTGAGGAGGAAAAGGAGATTACCGCCGAACTGCTAAGGGAATTAGCGAACCTGGGCAGACTGTCTCCAAGTGCGGCAAATTTACAACCCCTTAAATATATACTGGTAAGCCAGGAAGCAGTTAGGGAAGAAGTATTCTCTTGTCTTGGCTGGGCAGGTTATTTAAAAGATTGGAACGGACCGGTAAAGGGGGAGAGACCGGCGGGTTATATCATTATGCTAAGGGACAGTGAAATTGCAGCGAAAGCAGAAGTGGATGAAGGAATTGCAGCCCAAAGTATTTTTCTTGGAGCAGCAGCTTTAGGGATAAAGGGATGCTTTCTCGGAAATATTAAGAAGTCAGAATTGGTAGAGAAACTCTCCATTCCTGAAAAATATGAGATTCTATTAGTAATTGCCCTTGGCTATCCAAAAGAAGAAGTGGTGTTAGAAGAATTGAAGGAGGGGAATGTAAAGTACTGGAGAGATGAAGAAACCATCCATCATGTACCGAAACGCTCCCTGGCAGAGGTGATTATAGAGTCCTATTGAGAAAAAACGAGAAATAATATAAGATGGATGACAGAATGTAAATAACTGCAAAAGAGAGAGGTTTTTTTATGCACAAAAGAAAAAAAGAATCCGTTTTTAGCTTAAAAAAAATCAACAGGATCAATCTGGGTATAACAGTAGCTCTGGTTTTTATTCTGGTGGGACAGGTAATCGCATATCGTGGGTTAAACGGGCAAGAACAATTTTTAGGTGTCGGAGCAGTAATCATTGCATTGTCAACCCTTAATTATTTTATACCGATTAATGATTACGTGAAAGGTTTTAATTTTGCGGCTATACCTGGTTTTGTTATGTTTTTCTTATTTTTTATCGATAAGTATGCCTTAAATAAGCATTACATCATAATGATAACAATTATGATGGCTGCACTCTATTTTAAAAAAGAAGTTTTAACTGCTTTCTGGATATTCATTGATATCGGTATGATATTATCCTATTATTTTAAAGCTTCTGTGGTTATGGGAGAGAAAGCAGGGTCAGGTGAATTTATTATTGTTATGACTTCTTTGAATGCGATATTACTTTTGTTATTTCTATTGACGAAATGGGGCGGAGACCTGATCAAAGACTCCGTAAAGAAAGAGGAAGATGCTACGGCTTTAGTCGGTCAGCTTAAGACAACCTTTACCTCTCTGGAAGGCGGTATTGCAACTCTGGACCAGAATCTGACCAACTTTTCCCGAAATACCGGGAGCATTCATGAATCCAGTAATGCAATTGTTGGAACGGTGAAGCAGATATCGGAATCGATCCAGGAAGAAGCAGTTAGCGTCAGTAAGATAAAAACTACAATGGATGAATCTTTGAAGGAAATAGATAATGCGCTTTTAGTGTCACAGGATATTGTTTCCGGTACACGGGAAATGACCAATAAGGTGGATGATAATTATAATCGTCTCAGCAAGGCTGCAGCTTATGCAATTACCGTAAATGAAGCAATGGGGAGCACAACGGAAACGGTTTCTGATTTAAGAAATAACCTGGAAGTTGTAAACTCTTTGTTAGAAGGTATCAAGCAGATTGCAGGACAAACGAATCTGCTGGCTTTAAATGCAGCCATTGAGTCTGCACGCGCCGGAGAACAGGGGAAAGGTTTTGCTGTTGTAGCGGATGAGATTCGAAAGCTCGCAGAGCAAAGCGCTCAAATCGCAGGAAATATCTCAGAAGTTACGAAATCCTTGTCTATGAAAGCGAAGATGGCAGATGAGAAGTCCTTGGAGGGAGAAGAAGCCGTTAGAAAGATTCAGTCTGCCTTAAAGAAGGTAAGTGACAGTTTTAAAGAATTTATGGACTCCTATGGCCACTCCAATCAAATGTTAGAGAAGAATATGGAGCTGATAAACCAGGCTACCGGTAATTTCCTTAGTATCCAGAAGGAAATTAATGGGGTTACCGGAATTGCAGAGGACAATTCTGCTTCAGCGGAGGAAATCCTGGCAACCCTTGAAAATGAAAATAGCCTGATATCTGAGATTAGTTCATCTGTGAATGATTTAAGCAAGCTTAGTACTACTTTAAAGGAACTTATTAATAATAGATAAGGTATCTATTTCAAATGATGTGTATCGTTGAATGATTCCAGAATCGGATAGTTAGAATTTCTAAAACTTACTTTTGAGATGGCGGTGTTACCAAGATAAAAATGATGGTACATCGTCATTTTCCATTGGAAAAGACCAATTAAGCCAGCCTTTATTATTCCGCCATGGGCAATAATGAGTACCTTTTCATCGGGATGATTTTCTGCAACTCTACGAATGGCTTCTGCGGCTCTCATACTGGCATTACGTATGGATATATCTCCGCCGATAAAAGGTCCCTCCTTTTCATCACTTCTCCATGCTGCAAATTCCTTGGGGTAAGTATTTTTAATCTCATCAAGGGTGAGCCCTTCCCAGGCACCAAAGTCAATTTCCTTCATTCCCTCACAGGGAATTACCTGTTGCTTGGTGTCCTGACTTAGAATTCCTGCTGTTTCCATAGCTCTAACCAGAGGACTTGCATAAACTGCCTGAAATTCTCCATGAAGAAATTCCTTCAGGGCCATTGCCTGACTTCTTCCTTCATCGGACAGGGGGATATCTGCCTTACCCTGGAATTTGCCTAGTTTATTCCATTCAGTTACACCGTGTCGTATCAGTAATATTTCTGTACCCATGTCTGCTCCCTTTGCGTCTTTCCTGTTTAATGTGTTCTGATTCCGGCTCATTGTAACATAATAAAGCAGAAATATCAAATTACGAAGACTTGATATTTCTGCTTTAGGGTTGAGGATATGATTTATACGGGCAAATTCCAGTCGGTATCTGCAGCCTTAATCCTGCTTTCCCGAACCTTTTTACGAAGGGGAAGTATGAGAGCCGGTGAAACCGATAGTTCGTCGATTCCCATATTTAAGAAGGCTTCCGTCAGAGTCAAATCCCCTGCTAGCTCTCCGCAGATGCCAATCCACTTGCCGTACTTATGTGCATTGTCTGCAGCAAACTTTAACATTCTTAGGATGGAAAGATGGTGAGGGTCATAAAATTTATCAAGCTTAGGATTCTGCCTGTCAATGGCCGTGGTGTACTGAGTCAGGTCATTGGTACCTACGCTAAAGAAGTCAACTTCCTTTGCCAATATATCACTGATTAGTACGGCAGCAGGAGTCTCCAGCATAATACCCAGCTCCAGATTCTCATTATAAGGAATACCTTCCTTTTTGAGTTCCTCTTTGACTTCGGCGACCACTTCCTTGATTTCTATAACCTCTCCAAGAGAAGTAATCATGGGAAACATAATAGAGATATTCCCAAAAGCGGAAGCTCTGTAAAGGGCTCTTAACTGAGTCTTAAAGATATCCTTTCTGGTTAGACAGATTCTGATTGCACGGTAACCTAAGGCCGGATTTTCTTCTTTTGGCAGGTTAAAGTAGGCAGCCTGTTTATCCGCACCAATATCGAGGGTACGAATGATTACTTTCTTTCCGGCAAGACTTTCGGCTACATATTTGTAAATGCTAAATTGCTCCTCTTCCGTAGGATAGTCTGATTTCTCCAGATAAAGAAACTCGCTGCGGAATAGACCGATTCCACCCGCATCATTCTTAAGCACAGCACCGATATCGGAGGAATTACCGATATTTGCGTAGATATGAATGGTCTTTCCATCCAGAGTGACATTTTCTTTTCCCTTTAAGGTTAATAAAAGCTCTTTTTTCTCATCGTCCTGTCGTTTCTTATCCAGCATGTCTTTCATAGTTCTTTCATCCGGTTCAATATAAACAGTACCGGTAAAACCATCTACAATGGCAAGCTTCCCATCAAAGTTTTCGTTTAGATCCTCCTGCAGACCGATTACAGCCGGAATATTCATTGTACGGGCAAGTATGGCTGTATGAGAGTTCACAGAACCATACTTTGTAAGAAATGAGAGAACTTTATCCTTTTCAAGCTGGATGGTTTCACTGGGAGCCAAATCATCTGCCGCAATAATTACGGATTCTTCCAGGAATTGCTCCCTGTGCTCGGTGTTATTTAAGATTTTAATAAGACGGTCGGAGATATCCAAAACATCGGCAGAGCGTTCTCTCATGTATTCGTCTTCCATGGAGGAGAACATCTGAGCAAAATTATCCCCGGTAACGCCTACTGCATATTCTGCATTCACACTCTGAGCAGTAATGATGTTATTAACAGACTCCACATAATCAAGATCATCTAACATCATCTGATGTACCTGCATTACCATGGCATTTGCTTCACCAACCTTAATAACAGCCTTTTGATAGAGATCCTCAAGCTGTTCGATAGCAATCTGCCTGGCTGTCTCAAAGCGCTCCAGTTCTTTTCCTGTGTCGGTTACCCTGGTACGTTTCACGGTTTCTTTTGTTTTTTTCAGATAGCTGATCTTTCCTATTGCAATTCCACCGAATACACTTTTTCCTTTTATTACTAGCATTCTAACCTCCATATTGTGTATGAATTGCCATTTCTATTAATTCATACCTGGCTCCCATCAGCATATCTATCCTTACATATTCAATGGGAGTTAAAAGAGTTT
It includes:
- a CDS encoding nitroreductase family protein gives rise to the protein MDEQFTKLVTEARSFRRFEEEKEITAELLRELANLGRLSPSAANLQPLKYILVSQEAVREEVFSCLGWAGYLKDWNGPVKGERPAGYIIMLRDSEIAAKAEVDEGIAAQSIFLGAAALGIKGCFLGNIKKSELVEKLSIPEKYEILLVIALGYPKEEVVLEELKEGNVKYWRDEETIHHVPKRSLAEVIIESY
- a CDS encoding zinc-binding dehydrogenase; translation: MRTKAVRMYGEDDLRLEEFELPEIKEDEILVKILSDSICMSTYKLVKQGKKHKRAPQNIDTNPVIIGHECAGVIVEVGKKWEGKYKVGGKFALQPALNYMGKLDSPGYSYEFCGGACTYCIMPHEVMELGCLLPYNGDSYFEASLGEPMSCIIGGYHANYHTNKQNYHHDMGTKTDGNILILGGCGPMGLGAVSYGLYTENKPKRIVVTDISEDRIREAEERITREEAKQKGIELLYINTSKLEDPIKELMAITENHGYDDVFVYVPNKAVVEMGDALLAFDGCMNFFAGPSDSGFTSGINLYNVHYTSAHILGTTGGNNDDLLEALDLSAKGEIRPAVMVTHIGGIDSIAEATINLPSIPGGKKLTYTQFNMPLTAISDFEKLGEQDELFSKLSDSVKKHNGLWNNEAEKILFAHHGIE
- the ptsP gene encoding phosphoenolpyruvate--protein phosphotransferase is translated as MLVIKGKSVFGGIAIGKISYLKKTKETVKRTRVTDTGKELERFETARQIAIEQLEDLYQKAVIKVGEANAMVMQVHQMMLDDLDYVESVNNIITAQSVNAEYAVGVTGDNFAQMFSSMEDEYMRERSADVLDISDRLIKILNNTEHREQFLEESVIIAADDLAPSETIQLEKDKVLSFLTKYGSVNSHTAILARTMNIPAVIGLQEDLNENFDGKLAIVDGFTGTVYIEPDERTMKDMLDKKRQDDEKKELLLTLKGKENVTLDGKTIHIYANIGNSSDIGAVLKNDAGGIGLFRSEFLYLEKSDYPTEEEQFSIYKYVAESLAGKKVIIRTLDIGADKQAAYFNLPKEENPALGYRAIRICLTRKDIFKTQLRALYRASAFGNISIMFPMITSLGEVIEIKEVVAEVKEELKKEGIPYNENLELGIMLETPAAVLISDILAKEVDFFSVGTNDLTQYTTAIDRQNPKLDKFYDPHHLSILRMLKFAADNAHKYGKWIGICGELAGDLTLTEAFLNMGIDELSVSPALILPLRKKVRESRIKAADTDWNLPV
- the pfkB gene encoding 1-phosphofructokinase, which translates into the protein MIVTVTMNPAIDKTAELDQLEKGSLNRLNNCLTDIGGKGINVSKTIKAMGGETVATGFCGGSTGKLIEDTLEKLGIKSDFISISNETRVNLKIVEGKGIVTELNEPGPLVTKEELKELTEKLVSYASEDTLFVFAGSIPKGIEKDIYLELIPLVKSKGAKVFLDADGELFAHGLEGRPDYIKPNRAELEGYYNKDYRVTEEELLVMGKDLLSKGSSLVAISLGQMGALFLTGEVSVKCPGLKVDAHSTVGAGDAMVAALSFSLDKKDDFAESVRLAMAASAGAVTTQGTKPPSKELIEELKKKVEIIYL
- a CDS encoding lactonase family protein: MSKKQKELLVSGYGPVNGEPSVKLCKVSEDYKVESTIWREHIKEPSYLCTWKDMCFGIREEKESGSILCFQRIGETYVLRHELELQGGDLCHILYEPAESVLYCSFYGTGHVAAVKVEDYHFATVLNFFRLPANQESGIARAHCCEKEPEGSYVLFAGIAQDKVFVFQTEKGRILSEIPSAEICLDTGAGPRHLKFHPILNYLYVITEYSNEIYVYLFEKEEGKPHFTRIQVISTLPDMFKGVSYGSSLVISGDGRFLYAANRGADSIAVYDINPDGLLAKKQDISCKGEHPRHIALAKDDECLMIANQKSNQVVLYTVDEMTGKLKDVIQRLDFYNPSYVEEL
- a CDS encoding methyl-accepting chemotaxis protein, which gives rise to MHKRKKESVFSLKKINRINLGITVALVFILVGQVIAYRGLNGQEQFLGVGAVIIALSTLNYFIPINDYVKGFNFAAIPGFVMFFLFFIDKYALNKHYIIMITIMMAALYFKKEVLTAFWIFIDIGMILSYYFKASVVMGEKAGSGEFIIVMTSLNAILLLLFLLTKWGGDLIKDSVKKEEDATALVGQLKTTFTSLEGGIATLDQNLTNFSRNTGSIHESSNAIVGTVKQISESIQEEAVSVSKIKTTMDESLKEIDNALLVSQDIVSGTREMTNKVDDNYNRLSKAAAYAITVNEAMGSTTETVSDLRNNLEVVNSLLEGIKQIAGQTNLLALNAAIESARAGEQGKGFAVVADEIRKLAEQSAQIAGNISEVTKSLSMKAKMADEKSLEGEEAVRKIQSALKKVSDSFKEFMDSYGHSNQMLEKNMELINQATGNFLSIQKEINGVTGIAEDNSASAEEILATLENENSLISEISSSVNDLSKLSTTLKELINNR
- the ptsP gene encoding phosphoenolpyruvate--protein phosphotransferase translates to MNVLKVNIAASAGIAMGRAGLYKPAVRKIAENTVGTNEIPQEIEYFKASVSAAEHQLQELSEANPIFGAHLEMVKDITLHEAVIFKISKSGMNAQKAVYEACEELITIFDSMDDEYMKERAADIKDIRERLLNNLGGEQYTAMEFVEDTILIAGDLTPSDTAALDLNKIKGIITRDGGATSHVVILAKSLSLPAMVGVKEIMEEVQEEDYLILDGYNGEILINPDDETLEKYRQLLKEHLEEDTIRRQEEGLPSITVDGKEIHLFANVGSTEDVKKAMSFQIDGIGLYRSEFLYLSSTHLPTEEEQFMAYKEAAVLCGKEITIRTLDIGGDKTLPYLPMEKEENPFLGWRAIRISLEEKDLFKTQLRAILRASAYGKIRIMLPMIISLEELLKAKEILRECMGELTEEGIAYDTAIRTGVMIETPASVLCAEELAAEADFFSIGTNDLTQYLLAVDRGNAKIAKLYNSFHPAVLRSIRMVAQAAHRHGIEAGMCGEFAGNEKATKLLIGLGLDELSMTPAKLAEIKYNLRRISYKEAIGLADEVCKLGTIEEVMNILI
- a CDS encoding HPr family phosphocarrier protein, with the protein product MVSQIFTITNKNGLHARPASELAKIASTCSSDITLRVGEKRINPKSILNIMAAAIRCGTEIEIECNGETEAEDLKKICTALEQGLGE
- a CDS encoding histidine phosphatase family protein, whose protein sequence is MGTEILLIRHGVTEWNKLGKFQGKADIPLSDEGRSQAMALKEFLHGEFQAVYASPLVRAMETAGILSQDTKQQVIPCEGMKEIDFGAWEGLTLDEIKNTYPKEFAAWRSDEKEGPFIGGDISIRNASMRAAEAIRRVAENHPDEKVLIIAHGGIIKAGLIGLFQWKMTMYHHFYLGNTAISKVSFRNSNYPILESFNDTHHLK